The sequence CGTTCCCCCCTTTTATAAAGGGGGGAACGGGGGGATTTACGTAGAAGGGGATTTCACGGGTGTCGAGAGATCCCAGAAGGAACGGACAACGTATGAAGAGCGCAAGCCGCTCATCTTTTCCCGGGCGTTGGCCGATGCGATCAAGGAAACAGTGACAAAAGGGGAACAGGTCCTGCTATTCGTTAATCGACGGGGTTATGCAAGGGTGTTGCTCTGCCGCGAGTGCGGCTTTACCTTGCGGTGCCCGCATTGCAGCGTCTCGCTCATCTATCATGCGGTGGACGCCAGCATGCGCTGTCACTATTGCGATCATCGGAAACGACCGCCGGGGCGTTGTCCGCGATGCGACGGGATCGCGTGCGGATGGCTCGGGTACGGGACGCAGCAGGTCGAAGCCGCCGCCCGACTCCTCGCCCCGGATGCGTCCATCGTCAGGATGGATCGCGACACAACGAGGCAACGGCGGGCACATCGGCAGATCCTCAGGGGCATGCAGCAGAGACGCACGCAGATTCTGATCGGGACGCAAATGGTCGGCAAGGGACATGACTTTCCCGGCATTACATTGGTGGGCATCCTCTCTGCCGACGCCTCAATGCAGATCCCGGATTTCAGAGCCGGGGAACGGACCTATGCGCTGCTGACGCAAGTGGCCGGACGGGCCGGCCGCGGGGACCGACCCGGCCACGTCATTGTACAGACCTACAACCCGGAACATTATTGTATTCTCGCAGCCCGGAATCACGACTATGAAGCGCTGTATAACATCGAACGGCCCCTCCGAGAGAAGCGTGGTCTCCCCCCCTTCGGCTGCCTTATCCTGCTCGTAGTCGCCTCGTCGCATGAGGGGCAGGCGCAAGAGCGGGCCGAGCGGCTCGCCAGCCTACTCGTGGGGCAGGCGGTTTCATCCCTTGCCGTCGAGGGACCCGCGCCGGCGCCGCTCTACCGCCTAAAGGGACGCTATCGCTGGCAGATCCTCGCGAAAGGTCCCGATCCGAGCACGCTGCATCACTGGGTCAAAGAGACAATCGCCCAGCTTTCGCCGTCAGAACAGACCGGAATCGAGATTGATGTCGATCCTGTCGATCTGTGTTAGCATTCAGCATTCAGCCGTCAGCTTCTCTTGCTGGCTGCTGACCGCTGATGGCTGATCGCTAAGCCTTCATCAATTGTCTTTTGATCGGTGATGTATTACAGTAGCAGCGTCATGACTGGAATGACGGACCGACAGCAGACCAACTCCTGGCTTCATGTGGGCGAATCCCTGGATAGCCTCGGCATTTCAGATCTGAAATTATCCAGAGCCTCACGGGCTTCCGTCATTCGATGGATGCGCTCTTGCTGGCCCAGTTTGCTGTGCCGCGAACCGCCGACCGGGTTCTTGATCTCGGGTGCGGTAACGGCGCGATCGCCTTCCTGCTGGCGCATCGGTACCCGGATCTACGCATTGCCGGGCTGGAGGTCCAGCCTGCTTTGGCTGACCGGGCCCGACGGGGAGCGCGACTCAATGAGATGCAAGACCGCATCGAGATCGTAGAAGGCGACCTCCGTCAGATCACACACCTGCTGCCGGCGGCGGGTTTTGATATGGTTCTCTGCAACCCGCCATATCGGGAGTTAGCCAGCGGGCGTCTCAGTCCGGATCCTGAGATCCGACAGGCCAAGCATGAGCTGACCGCGACCCTTCAAGAGGCGATTGCGGCTGTCCGATACCTGCTCGCGGCCAAAGGACGGACGTGCCTGATCTACCATACCTCGCGGCTCGTCGACCTGCTGAACGGCCTCAGGGCGGCACGAATGGAACCAAAGAGGCTGCGGTTGGTTCATTCCTACCCGGGCGCTCAGGCGGAACTGAGCCTGGTTGAAGCGCGACGGGATGCGCGACCAGGGTTACAGATTCTTACCCCTCTGTTCGTCTATCAGGCGCGTGGCGGCCCTGTATCCCCGGGTATGGAGGCAGTCTATCGTAATCTGAATGCCCCTGATATACGGAGCACAGTTGCATGAGTGGCTATACCATCGCGCTTGCCCAGATGAATCCCGCCCTCGGCGATCTGGAGCGCAACCTCGCCCTGCATGAAGAGGCGGTTGAGGAGGCGATCGGCCGCGGCGCGCGCCTGCTGATCTGTCCCGAACTGAGCCTGACCGGATATTTCCTCAAGGATATCGTCTCATCCGTGGCGCTTCCCTTGACCAGTCCCATCCTCGGCAGACTCAGGGATCTGAGCCGTCGCATCGATCTTGTGATCGGGCTGATTGAGGAGTCGCCCGAACATCTCTTCTATAATGCCGCCCTCTACCTCTCCAGGGGCGAGATCAGGCATGTGCACCGCAAGGTGTATTTGCCCACATATGGGATCTTCGATGAGCAGCGGTATCTTGCGGAGGGCAGCCGGATCAGGACATTTCAAGCGGATATCGGTCGATCCGCGATCCTGATCTGCGAAGACATGTGGCACCCCGCGGCGGCGTATGTTGCCTCCCTCGATGGGATGGGGATCCTGATCTCACCATCCGCCAGTCCGGGTCGCGGGGGTCTGGAAGAGGGTCGCACGTTTGCGAACGCCCAGGCGTGGGAGACGATCAATCGGGCCTATGCCCAGCTCTTCACCTGCTACGTCCTGTATGCGAATCGGGTCGGTTACGAGGATGGGGCCTGCTTCTGGGGCGGCTCAGAGATGATCGCCCCCTCCGGCGAACCGGTGGCCAAGGCAGAGTACCTCAGCGAGGCGATCCTGGTAGCCGAAATCGATTCCGCAGAGGTTCGGCGGGCCAGAATGATGAATCCGCTGCTTCGAGATGAGCGATTGGATGTCACGCTGCGAGAACTGGAGCGGGTAAAACGGGAGGGGATCAGGTGATCGCACCCTCCTTACACTGCGAACTCGTTCAAGAGATCCTGACCGGATTTATTGTCAACGAAGTGCGAAAGAGCGGCTTCAGCCGGGTCGTAATTGGGCTCTCCGGCGGGGTTGACTCGGCGCTATCCGCATATCTCGGGGCCAAGGCGCTCGGTCCGGAGAATGTCTTAGCCCTCCTGATGCCGTACAAAACCAGCAGTCCGGAAAGTCGGGAGCACGCTGAACTGGCGGTAAAGCGACTCGGCATCCGATCGGATGTCATCGACATCACGCCGATGGTGGATGCCTACTTCGAACGGTTTCCCGAGTCGGATCAGGTTCGACGCGGCAACAAGATGGCCCGCGAGCGGATGACCATCCTGTTCGATCATTCGGCTTATTTCAAGGCGCTGGTCCTCGGCACCAGCAACAAAACCGAACTGCTGCTGGGGTACGGCACGCTGTATGGCGACATGGCCAGCGCCATCAATCCCTTAGGCGATCTCTACAAGACTCAGGTCCGGCAACTGGCACGTCACATGGGTATCCCGGAGGTTATCGTCCGAAAGGCACCGAGCGGCGACCTCTGGATCGGCCAGACCGACGAGGCGGAGCTGGGTTTTACCTATGAGGAGGTCGATCGGGTCCTCTATCTGATGATCGACCGCCGTTATGAAATCTCCGAGATGGTTGCGGCCGGCTTCGACGAGCATTTCGTCAGGGCCGTTCTCGCCAAGGTCCAGACCTCCCAATACAAGCGACGCCCTCCCCTCATCGCCAAGATCTCCGCCCGTACAATCGACCGCGACTTCCGCTATCCTCGCGACTGGGGCAAATAACGCCTGCGTAAAGCTGACGCAGACAGTCACGGATAGCGCCTATACGGCGACACCGCACCCATACAGACCCCACGCCACTGAGGCGGTCGCCAGACCGGCGAACCCCGTCTCTATTTAAAGGCATAGTTGATGTAGACGTGGTACCCCATGAGCAGCAACAGCGCCATGGATAATCCGACATGGGCGATGATCCATAACGGCCTGTACCAAGGCGTGTGGATTTGGCCGATTTGGAAATTGAACAGACCGGTGAAGAAGGCCAGCAACAACGTCAGGCTGAGGATTTCGAGATATCCATAGCCCAAGACTTGGGAATGGGTGAAGAAAGCCAACGGGACCATGGCGCCGAACAGTCTGTGGCGACTCATCATAGTTGCCGCGTTGTGCTTCTCCCCTTGGGCGCGCTTCAAGGAAAAGCGCCATTGATAAAGGATAAACGCAAACAATCCGAAGCCTGTAACGAGCTTATACGTATTGTTGTCTTGCAGTCCGGTCAACATGGTCCACTGCCGCCCGGTCGATTGCTGAGCAATCAGGGCCGCCAACAGAAACAGACCCAGCCAGAAATATCCTTTAGCGGGCAAACCGGCTCGTAGAGCACCAAGCAGCGACGCCCTGAGGCGGTTGATGTCTTGCAGAAAGACCAGGCTTTTAACGCGCGAGGGCAAAGAACCCTCCCTCCTTGTTCGTTGCGGACCCCAATTGGGGCTTGTCTGCCAGCACACTGAGCGCCGCCAAGGTCTGCGGAGCTGTGCGCTTGGCGATTTCTCCCATGAACACCTCAGAGCTCGGCAGGAAATAACCCTCGGCCGGCCAGTGTTCCCCAATGGCGGGAGGATCAGCGAATTTCCGCGCCTTTTCGAGGTACGCCTCGTAGGTATCCTTGAAGCCTTGGCGTAAGGCAGTGAGTGTCCGGAGCAACTCGTCCATGGATATGCTACCGCTCGGGTACATCCACGTGGTCGCGCCCATCACATCATTGAGCTTCCAGTCGTGCTTGGGTGATTGTTCGTGTTTATTATGACATTGGATGCAGCCCTCGACAACCGCTATGTCGGCGAACATGGCGACCTGCATTTGAATGTCGGGCATGAAGAAAAACTGCGGCTTGAGGGTTTGCTTGACCACCTGGAATTTTTCCAATTGCAGCCCCTCGAAGCGATTAGCCGAGTTGACGGGATAGTCCGAACCCAGAAACAGACTCAGCGGGGTCGGGTTCTTTTCCAGGCTTTTCGCCGTCTCGCGCAGGAACAACGCGGGCAAAGGGCCGGCCTCTACGTCCGCTTCGCGCCAACGTTCATCGAACTTCAACCCGGTCTGCTTACCCGCGCCGACCACTTCTTTGGTCCACATCGCGCGAACCACGTCGTTTTCCGCCTTGAGAATCTCAAACATCCGTTCTACCGGGATGGCCGCGTCGGCGGCGGTCTTCTCAGCCAATGGCGGCGGGGCACTGACAAACAGGTAGATGCTTAAGGCGCCCAACGCCAGGCAGGTGATCCAAAACTTTTGTTTAGCCATCTTGACCTTGACCGTCCTGTTTGGCTTTATAGTGGAGATTTGTGCCGTAAGGAGAAGATCCGCCGTCAAAATAGGCGCGGATCTTCTCCGGCGGCGTTCGCTTCTCAACCGATTTCTCGATCTGCATGATGTGGTTGCCGTGAAAGTCGTGGCAGCCCAAGCAAGAGTCCCATTGCTTACGGGCGATCAGATCGGCATGGGGTACATCGATGGGATCTTTCTTCAAACGAGTGTCCTTATGGCAGTTCACGCAGTAGTCGATGGCCGTCAATGTGACCCGTCTGCCCTTGTGCTCAGCGTGGCAGGAGACGCACTGATGGGGGCGCAGCGTTTCCCGAGCTTGGCTAAAACGGGGTTCAAAGAAGCGGTAGACCGGGTGGCGGTCGTTTGGCCGCTCGTGACAGGCCATACAGTCCGCATTACCCACGGGAAGCCGCCCGAAGAAGGCGGGCACTGCGCGCCGACCAAAGGCATGGCGAAGGTTGGCCTGAATCTGCTGGCGGAAGCTGCCTGGCGCATTTTTGTGACAGGCCGCGCAGCCAAGCTTACTGTGGCCTGTGTTCATGGGTCCTTTAGCGTGAAACCACTCCCCGATGCGAAGCACCGTAAACGCCGTGATCCCGAGTCCCACACAGAGGCCGACCAGATAGGCGCGGTTTTGCCACGTTCTCGGACCTCCAGCTTTCGCTCCCGTAGTCACGACCTTAAGCTACGCGTGAGAAACTAATAGTTGATACATGAGACCTTACTCTATTTGCTGAATAACTGATCGGTGACAAAAAATAACCAAGGAACGCTTATCCCTTGATGCTGGTCCAACACACATATTGATCCCGACAGCTACGTTCGTTCAACTAAGCCCAACACACGTCTAATGCGCTACCAATCCGGGCTGTCACCGACTTGACGTCCTAGTAAAGCTTCTGATATAGACCACCAGGTCCTTGATCTCGGGCTCGGAAAGCTTTAATTTATACGCGGGCATCCCCCCCTTGCTACCCTGCTTTATACTTCGAAAGAGGGCGTCATCGGACCGTGCTTGCATATAGGCCAAATCGGTCAAATCTGGCATCTTGAACATAAAAAAAAGTGCCAATGCCTGAAACCCGTTCCCCTTGCCGGTTGCACCGTGGCATCTGGCACATCTCGCCTCGAAGTTCGACTGTCCGCTTGCCGCGCCTTTGGTTTCCGCACCAAACACGGGAGCAGCCTCCACAATGAGCAGCATCATTACCACCAATAACCACTGGCAACAAAGCCGATACAGAACACAAACGCGCATCTTAATATCCCTCCCATCAGTGTGAGTGAGTGGTGAATGATTATGAGCAATGGAATGTAACGAGAACGAAGTAAGGCAGCCTGACAATCTAGACCTACAGAACAGGAGGAGGCCCGCCATGGGGCTTCCTCCTGTTCTGAGAACGGCCGTAGTCACCAAGTCTCTCACTCGATCATTTGCAGGACCCGACTCTGGACATGAGAGGCTACTGTCATCAGCTCATTGCGAAGCTCCTTGCGCTCATCGAGGGCCAGAATCTTATCGAAGTTGCCGAAGTCGCCGACCTCAATCGTCACGATGCGCTCCAATTTGTTAGCGAGATGATCCCCGTAGACGTGGTACCTCGAGACCCCCGGATTCGAAAGCCAGAACTTCTTCATCTTGCCTGTCAAGAACTCATCTAACGCCTTTTCTTGTTCCGACTGAACCTCGCACATGATGTGGTAAACCATTAGTGTCCCCTTTCTCCTTTCACTTCGAGTTTAAGTTACGGCAGCTTCTTATCGTCCTCTTCGCACGCTCAGTCCTTGAAAAGGCCCAACAGAAATGCGCAGCCCTTCAGGTATAACTGCGGTTACAAAACGATCACTTCTCCGTGGGACCCGACGGCTATTGATCACATTATTCCGACTGGTTTCACCTCCTATTCTGCAACGCCTCCAGTACGCTTCACCGCGTACTGGAGGCGTTACTGGAATGAAGTTGGACTTCTCTATGTCGGCAGACTAGAAGGCCTCATCGCCGGCTGCCCAAGCTTCTCGCTCCTTCGCCTTCTCCTTATCGTAGATGGTCCATTCACCTTCCTCGACGACAGTAGCCTCACGGACCATTCGTCCTGCCCTTGACAGAATGAAATAGGCGAGCGGCAAGACGCCACCGAAGAGGAAGATCGCCCCACCGACGGTGCGCATCCACGTCAAGGTGATCCAGACATTATCCGTGACATGCGCCTGCGCTCGGGCAGCCCAGAGGCCTTGCTTGAAGACGGTCGCAACCTGGTACAGACCGACCGGGAACAGATCCAACATCATCATAAGCACCAAGCCGCTCTGCAGGGACCAGAACACCCCCTTAATCAGCTTCTCATTCCAAGCTGAGCGCTGGAACAGGTGCTGGCACGCAAACAGCATACCGGCAATTGCGATGTTACCCTTGACGCCGAACATAGCCGCATGCGCATGGTTGCCGGTGAGGTAGGTGCCGTGCTCATAGTAGTTGACGATGGGCAGGTTGATGAGCGAGCCGAAGACGCCCGCGCCGAAGATGTTCCAGAAGTTGACGGCCAGGATGAACGTCCAGACACCGTCCATCACGAAGCGCTGCTTGCCCTCGGCAATGTTTTCATAGGCCTTCACCCGCTCCGTCCGCATCTTCCAGGCATCCAGGGTAATCAAGAGCAACGGCAGCACCTGCATGGTGGAGAAGACGCTGCCCAGCGCGATGATCCCTGTTGGCTTGGCGATCCAGTAGAAGTTGTGGGAGATCCCGATCAGGGCGGTGACCAGGAACATCATGACGGCGAGGAAGATAACCCGCTCGGCCATGGCTCGGTTGACCAGACCCATCTGCACCAGCATGTAGCCCACGATACAGGTGGTGAAGACCTCGAAGGTCACCTCAACCCACATATGGATGTTCATCCACCGCCAGTAGTCCGCGATGGCGAAGTTCTGCGACGGGGTCATGAACATCCCGAAGAACAGGAACAGCACCATGATGCCGCTGCCGTAGAACAGCCAAGCCGGCACCGACCAGAGGTTCTGGCTCGTGATCCACGGCTTCACGGCGCGGAAGATGATGAAGACCCACAGACAGAACGAGGCCAGCATGAGGATATGCCAGAAGCGGCCGAGCTCCAGGAACTCCCAACCCTGGCTCCCGAACCAGTAGGCCATGTCGTCGCTGAAGTACCCGGTGTGGCCCAGATAGATGCCAAACAGCGCGCCGGCGCCCACGATCAGACACAACGTAAAGAGCAGGTTGATCAGGAAGCGCTGACCGTTGGGCACCTTGGAGATCCTGGGCAGGAAGAAGAGGGTGTAGCCGACCCAGGCCATGAAGAACCAGTAGATCTGGACGATGGTATGCCAGCCTCTGGTAACGGTGAAGGGAATGGTGAATCCCAATACTGTGGTCGCGAGGGCGCTACCCGGTCCCCCACCGACGAAATCCTCTGCGCTCAGGATACCTGCCAGGACCTGCACCAGGAACAGGATCACGGCAAACGCAAAGAACTTGTAGGTGGCACGCTGGGTCGGTCGCACATAGGCATCGCCCTTGTTTTCGAGGTCAACCGTGGTGAGCGACCAATCCCGCCCGTTGAACGGCTCGCCTGGCAGGGTTTTCATTTCACCGTACACATACAGGACCAGCATGGTGCCGCAAAACAGGACGAAGATCGAGATGAAGCTCCAGAGATAGGTCTCGAACGTCGGAGTGTTACCGACCAACGGATCAGGCGGCCAGTTGTGGGTATAAGTATAGTCAAAACCCGGCCGATTTGCCCCCGAGACCCAGCCACCCCAGAAGAAATATCCTGCCAACGCCTTGAGGTCTTCAGGGTCGCTGATATGATTCTGGATTCGTCCCTTCATAAACGCTTCTTCATAGGTAGGATCCGTAAACGTCCGCGTGTAATGCGTGATTAACTCCTGGTACGCAAAGGCCTGCGCCGGATTGATTCGAATCAGGTTAGCCGCTTCGTCGTACCCGTTCTCGCGGATCTCTCGTCGTACCCTCACCGAGATCATGTCACGGTCGGCCTGAGTAACCGGACGATCTTTCGCGATCTCATTTTCGTAGAACTTGGTCATCGATACATACGTATGGTGTAGGGCTTCTGCGGTGTAATCCGGCCCGCGTTCTCCTCCGTCGCCCCAGAACGAGCCATACGTCATCAGACCCTTCAGGTGGAATACCTGCTTGCCACGCTGGATTTGCCACTCGGGAATCACCGTTTCTCCGGTAGATGACAATACATAATTAGTCAGTGGTGGAGCTGATGTATAGGTCCAGACACCAAGCGCAACCAATCCGATAACACTAATACCGGTGACGATCGCAGCATGAAGCCACCAATATTTCTTTACCAACAACATTTGACCAAATGTTTTATGACTCTTCGTGACCAATCCGCCCGAATGTGGACTCATCATTGTACCTCCGGTGGCCAAACCCATGTACCGGCCGGCCACACCTTGCTCACCTACAATCAACCCACTTCACTCTGTAGCGCCAGCGGCTGCCTATCTATCGGGGGGGCGCGCACGTCACTGTCGGACAATAGCGCACGAAATCGACTACCTAAGCTTGACCGGGCAAGCAGTAGTGTGTCGATTGGTTGGCATTTGATCCATGGGATCGCGGTCATATTCAACTCCAAAGGAAAGTCTGGAAAGTTCATATACCTTTAACATACGAGCTTCATCGGTACCTGCCAATCGCTTAACTCACCTAATTTGCGATGCAAATGCACTAGGATTGACTACGGCGATCGTTTATCTGGGGCGGTGTAGCGCGGGAAAGGCAACTCGATCTGAGGCCTGGCCGAGCAGTTGCGGATGGCGGCTTACAATATGAGGGGTACCAAAAGGAATACCACACCAGACGGCAGTAGCTGCCGAGGGGCGACCCGCCAACAGATTCGGAGCCGCCTGCGGCTAGATCTTCAATACCTAACGGCGAGGAGGGAGCCTTGACGCGAGGAACTCGGTCCAACGAAGAGAGGGGCCCTCATTTTTTGGGCCTCCCGTCTTTTAGGAACCACCGTGGTTTTTGAGTCTTAGTCAAACAGGCCCAAAAT comes from Candidatus Methylomirabilis lanthanidiphila and encodes:
- the priA_2 gene encoding Primosomal protein N', with the protein product VPPFYKGGNGGIYVEGDFTGVERSQKERTTYEERKPLIFSRALADAIKETVTKGEQVLLFVNRRGYARVLLCRECGFTLRCPHCSVSLIYHAVDASMRCHYCDHRKRPPGRCPRCDGIACGWLGYGTQQVEAAARLLAPDASIVRMDRDTTRQRRAHRQILRGMQQRRTQILIGTQMVGKGHDFPGITLVGILSADASMQIPDFRAGERTYALLTQVAGRAGRGDRPGHVIVQTYNPEHYCILAARNHDYEALYNIERPLREKRGLPPFGCLILLVVASSHEGQAQERAERLASLLVGQAVSSLAVEGPAPAPLYRLKGRYRWQILAKGPDPSTLHHWVKETIAQLSPSEQTGIEIDVDPVDLC
- a CDS encoding SAM-dependent methyltransferase, producing MDALLLAQFAVPRTADRVLDLGCGNGAIAFLLAHRYPDLRIAGLEVQPALADRARRGARLNEMQDRIEIVEGDLRQITHLLPAAGFDMVLCNPPYRELASGRLSPDPEIRQAKHELTATLQEAIAAVRYLLAAKGRTCLIYHTSRLVDLLNGLRAARMEPKRLRLVHSYPGAQAELSLVEARRDARPGLQILTPLFVYQARGGPVSPGMEAVYRNLNAPDIRSTVA
- a CDS encoding carbon-nitrogen hydrolase, with the translated sequence MSGYTIALAQMNPALGDLERNLALHEEAVEEAIGRGARLLICPELSLTGYFLKDIVSSVALPLTSPILGRLRDLSRRIDLVIGLIEESPEHLFYNAALYLSRGEIRHVHRKVYLPTYGIFDEQRYLAEGSRIRTFQADIGRSAILICEDMWHPAAAYVASLDGMGILISPSASPGRGGLEEGRTFANAQAWETINRAYAQLFTCYVLYANRVGYEDGACFWGGSEMIAPSGEPVAKAEYLSEAILVAEIDSAEVRRARMMNPLLRDERLDVTLRELERVKREGIR
- a CDS encoding NAD synthetase, coding for MIAPSLHCELVQEILTGFIVNEVRKSGFSRVVIGLSGGVDSALSAYLGAKALGPENVLALLMPYKTSSPESREHAELAVKRLGIRSDVIDITPMVDAYFERFPESDQVRRGNKMARERMTILFDHSAYFKALVLGTSNKTELLLGYGTLYGDMASAINPLGDLYKTQVRQLARHMGIPEVIVRKAPSGDLWIGQTDEAELGFTYEEVDRVLYLMIDRRYEISEMVAAGFDEHFVRAVLAKVQTSQYKRRPPLIAKISARTIDRDFRYPRDWGK
- a CDS encoding cytochrome C, translated to MRVCVLYRLCCQWLLVVMMLLIVEAAPVFGAETKGAASGQSNFEARCARCHGATGKGNGFQALALFFMFKMPDLTDLAYMQARSDDALFRSIKQGSKGGMPAYKLKLSEPEIKDLVVYIRSFTRTSSR
- a CDS encoding nitric-oxide reductase — translated: MMSPHSGGLVTKSHKTFGQMLLVKKYWWLHAAIVTGISVIGLVALGVWTYTSAPPLTNYVLSSTGETVIPEWQIQRGKQVFHLKGLMTYGSFWGDGGERGPDYTAEALHHTYVSMTKFYENEIAKDRPVTQADRDMISVRVRREIRENGYDEAANLIRINPAQAFAYQELITHYTRTFTDPTYEEAFMKGRIQNHISDPEDLKALAGYFFWGGWVSGANRPGFDYTYTHNWPPDPLVGNTPTFETYLWSFISIFVLFCGTMLVLYVYGEMKTLPGEPFNGRDWSLTTVDLENKGDAYVRPTQRATYKFFAFAVILFLVQVLAGILSAEDFVGGGPGSALATTVLGFTIPFTVTRGWHTIVQIYWFFMAWVGYTLFFLPRISKVPNGQRFLINLLFTLCLIVGAGALFGIYLGHTGYFSDDMAYWFGSQGWEFLELGRFWHILMLASFCLWVFIIFRAVKPWITSQNLWSVPAWLFYGSGIMVLFLFFGMFMTPSQNFAIADYWRWMNIHMWVEVTFEVFTTCIVGYMLVQMGLVNRAMAERVIFLAVMMFLVTALIGISHNFYWIAKPTGIIALGSVFSTMQVLPLLLITLDAWKMRTERVKAYENIAEGKQRFVMDGVWTFILAVNFWNIFGAGVFGSLINLPIVNYYEHGTYLTGNHAHAAMFGVKGNIAIAGMLFACQHLFQRSAWNEKLIKGVFWSLQSGLVLMMMLDLFPVGLYQVATVFKQGLWAARAQAHVTDNVWITLTWMRTVGGAIFLFGGVLPLAYFILSRAGRMVREATVVEEGEWTIYDKEKAKEREAWAAGDEAF